The following coding sequences lie in one Pirellulales bacterium genomic window:
- a CDS encoding redoxin domain-containing protein, protein MHKVLALLAAGTTWWAILGVSPGLQAAEPEGPVRATIDTATLGRTVAEFRLRDTQGAWHALADYSDAKLVVLAFIGTECPLVRLYAPRLRELAEQYASQGVQFFAVSSNRQDSITELAAFARESAWPFPVLKDLSNELADRVGAVRTPEVFVLDASRAIRYRGRIDDQFGFTAQGASYHRPEPTVHELALAIEQVLAGGAVATPQTDAPGCRIGRIAEPQPNAEVTYSNQIARLLNERCVSCHRPGQIAPFALTDYEEVAGWAEMIGEVVSNGRMPPWHADEGIGHFANAARLSAAENELVERWVAAGAPEGDRSDLPPAPALPVGWNMPEPDEVLYMDDQPFEVPANGVIEYQEFVVDPGWKEDRWIQAIEARPGNPAVVHHILVFVLPPQKFVREFPGRPKSDWLTGYAPGLRQETLPEGWARLVPAGAKLAFQMHYTPNGAAQTDRSYLGVKFADPQKVKQELIVASAANYEFAIPPGEAAHRVEASYTFGRDALLVSLIPHMHLRGKDFLYDAVYPDGRRERLLSVSHYDFGWQTIYQLDEPRRMPAGTKLECVAHFDNSPENLNNPDPQATVTFGEQTFDEMMIGFFEMAPLDAVVDGRPARLSRVDEFRQLIAAGAVQLSDRQRASFGKALTSEGAFVQSVMSIAGLLPQVDRVCVTIVEPPKLRLAAVIERPPFDSDWDWNSVTAPAANERLVEIAAGETSVVLDNLIEQPRGIARHMGKHGLQSSLHVPIRLGDKQGTLNLWSLERQAFPPEAVKLAEVMARLMCEPNGK, encoded by the coding sequence ATGCACAAGGTGCTCGCGCTGCTAGCGGCTGGAACGACCTGGTGGGCCATCCTGGGCGTGAGCCCTGGGCTGCAGGCAGCGGAGCCGGAAGGGCCGGTCCGCGCGACGATCGACACGGCCACGCTGGGCCGCACGGTGGCCGAATTCCGTTTGCGAGACACGCAGGGCGCCTGGCACGCGCTGGCCGATTACTCCGACGCAAAGCTCGTCGTGTTGGCCTTCATCGGCACCGAATGCCCGCTCGTGCGACTCTATGCGCCGCGGCTGCGCGAACTGGCCGAACAATACGCGTCGCAGGGCGTGCAGTTCTTCGCGGTCAGTTCGAACCGGCAGGATTCGATCACCGAACTGGCGGCCTTTGCCCGCGAATCGGCGTGGCCATTTCCCGTGCTCAAGGACTTGAGCAACGAGTTGGCCGACCGCGTGGGCGCCGTGCGCACGCCGGAGGTGTTCGTGCTCGATGCCTCGCGGGCGATTCGTTATCGGGGCCGGATCGACGACCAGTTCGGCTTCACCGCGCAAGGGGCCAGCTACCATCGCCCCGAGCCGACGGTCCACGAGCTGGCCCTGGCCATCGAGCAAGTACTGGCCGGCGGCGCCGTGGCCACACCGCAAACCGACGCGCCAGGCTGCCGCATCGGGCGCATCGCCGAGCCCCAACCGAACGCAGAAGTGACCTATAGCAACCAGATCGCGCGGCTGTTGAACGAGCGCTGCGTGTCGTGCCATCGACCAGGTCAAATCGCGCCCTTTGCGCTGACCGACTACGAAGAGGTCGCCGGTTGGGCCGAGATGATCGGCGAGGTCGTGTCGAACGGGCGGATGCCCCCCTGGCATGCAGACGAGGGCATCGGCCACTTTGCCAACGCAGCCCGCTTGAGCGCCGCAGAAAACGAACTTGTCGAGCGCTGGGTCGCCGCCGGCGCGCCGGAGGGAGATCGTAGCGATCTGCCTCCGGCGCCGGCGCTCCCCGTCGGCTGGAACATGCCGGAGCCCGACGAGGTGCTGTACATGGACGACCAACCGTTCGAGGTGCCGGCCAACGGCGTGATCGAATACCAGGAGTTCGTCGTCGATCCCGGCTGGAAGGAAGACCGCTGGATCCAGGCCATCGAAGCGCGGCCAGGCAACCCCGCGGTCGTGCATCACATCCTCGTCTTCGTCCTGCCGCCGCAAAAGTTCGTCCGCGAATTCCCCGGCCGCCCGAAGAGCGATTGGCTGACCGGCTATGCCCCCGGGCTGCGCCAAGAGACCTTGCCCGAGGGTTGGGCGCGCTTGGTCCCCGCCGGCGCGAAATTGGCGTTTCAAATGCACTACACACCCAACGGTGCGGCACAAACCGACCGCAGCTACCTGGGCGTGAAGTTCGCCGATCCGCAAAAGGTGAAGCAGGAGTTGATCGTGGCCAGCGCGGCCAACTACGAATTCGCCATCCCGCCGGGCGAGGCCGCACACCGCGTCGAGGCGAGCTACACCTTCGGCCGCGACGCGCTGCTGGTCTCGCTGATTCCGCACATGCACCTGCGCGGCAAGGATTTCCTCTACGACGCCGTGTATCCCGACGGTCGGCGCGAGCGGCTGTTGTCGGTCTCGCACTACGACTTCGGCTGGCAGACGATCTACCAGCTCGACGAGCCGCGGCGGATGCCGGCCGGGACGAAGCTGGAATGCGTGGCGCACTTCGACAACTCGCCGGAGAATCTGAACAATCCCGATCCGCAGGCGACCGTCACTTTCGGCGAGCAGACGTTCGACGAAATGATGATCGGCTTTTTCGAGATGGCGCCGCTCGACGCCGTGGTCGACGGTCGCCCGGCCCGGCTGTCGCGCGTCGACGAGTTTCGCCAATTGATCGCCGCGGGGGCAGTCCAGCTCAGCGACCGGCAGCGTGCGTCGTTCGGCAAAGCGCTCACCTCGGAAGGGGCGTTCGTCCAATCGGTGATGTCGATCGCCGGCTTGCTGCCTCAGGTCGATCGGGTGTGCGTCACGATCGTCGAACCGCCCAAGCTGCGGCTGGCGGCCGTCATCGAGCGCCCCCCGTTCGATAGCGACTGGGACTGGAACAGCGTCACCGCGCCCGCTGCCAACGAGCGGCTCGTCGAAATTGCCGCCGGTGAGACGTCCGTCGTGCTGGACAACCTGATCGAGCAGCCGCGGGGGATCGCCCGACACATGGGCAAGCACGGGCTGCAATCGAGCCTGCACGTGCCCATTCGCCTTGGCGACAAGCAGGGAACGCTCAACCTATGGAGTCTCGAACGTCAGGCGTTTCCGCCGGAGGCCGTGAAACTGGCCGAAGTGATGGCCCGGCTGATGTGCGAACCGAACGGCAAATGA